One Salvia splendens isolate huo1 chromosome 12, SspV2, whole genome shotgun sequence genomic window carries:
- the LOC121758487 gene encoding uncharacterized protein LOC121758487, with protein MSDNIPIQSSFLYDSSWSQDLDSVVLGTLIRLKRASGCDGTLYPSHFLVETKLAIEAKFGYSFEWFNLVNRIHFLEKRYKTFTEIQLLEGTSWDTSTNTRNPLLGAYHQHGDPAYKQLYELFALNVIKEESEPTVIVLSDSCQPGGQIGSGRGVMAPPIDTGEVNSDHQFSLARRKLMFEEGGPLDRESTNKK; from the exons ATGTCTGATAATATCCCCATACAAAGCTCCTTCCTCTATGACTCAAGCTGGTCTCAGGACCTTGACTCGGTGGTACTCGGTACGTTGATAAGGTTGAAACGTGCTAGTGGTTGTGATGGGACCCTGTATCCCAGCCATTTCTTGGTGGAGACCAAGCTCGCAATCGAAGCCAAGTTCGGCTATTCATTTGAGTGGTTCAATCTTGTTAATCGGATACACTTCTTGGAAAAACGCTACAAGACTTTCACTGAGATCCAACTATTGGAGGGAACCTCCTGGGATACGTCAACCAACACG CGAAACCCGCTGCTAGGAGCTTACCATCAACATGGTGACCCCGCCTACAAACAACTATATGAGTTGTTTGCACTGAATGTCATCAAAGAAGAGAGTGAGCCCACCGTCATCGTGCTATCAGATTCTTGTCAACCGGGAGGTCAAATAGGTTCTGGGCGGGGGGTTATGGCACCACCCATTGATACCGGCGAGGTAAATAGCGACCATCAGTTCTCCCTTGCCAGGCGGAAGCTCATGTTTGAAGAGGGTGGCCCTTTGGACCGGGAATCCACGAACAAGAAATAA
- the LOC121757147 gene encoding uncharacterized protein LOC121757147, translating into MRTKSWPFWDDWKVIFGKDRAIGHNAEGVSEAAKDSSPDEPVTEIGESADYLPSFDDFIGYEQVQATFGTNVVDDSSAHSGQNTNGPPQAPPPKPKRKRKVSEDDTGIVEMLGKMHSETSARLDTLAAHIGYEMDLGKARKKIFRHLCDIPGLTEIERYDLCDIIGNETSRLDIFTGLPDSSKPR; encoded by the coding sequence ATGCGCACAAAGTCATGGCCATTCTGGGATGACTGGAAGGTAATCTTCGGGAAAGACAGGGCTATTGGTCATAATGCTGAAGGAGTAAGCGAAGCAGCGAAGGATAGCTCTCCGGATGAGCCTGTCACTGAAATCGGCGAGAGTGCTGATTACCTCCCAAGCTTTGACGATTTCATAGGTTACGAGCAGGTTCAAGCCACATTTGGGACCAATGTTGTGGATGATAGCAGTGCTCACAGTGGACAGAACACAAACGGTCCCCCACAGGCTCCCCCCCCGAAACCGAAGCGCAAACGCAAAGTTAGCGAGGATGATACCGGCATCGTGGAAATGCTAGGAAAGATGCACTCCGAGACTAGCGCACGTTTGGACACTCTAGCAGCGCACATTGGGTATGAAATGGATCTCGGAaaagcaagaaaaaaaatattccgCCACTTGTGCGACATCCCTGGGCTGACCGAGATTGAAAGGTATGATCTTTGCGATATCATTGGAAATGAGACCTCAAGACTTGATATTTTCACGGGTCTCCCCGACTCTTCAAAACCCAGATAA